Proteins encoded by one window of Salmonirosea aquatica:
- a CDS encoding sulfatase family protein yields MPVKPSDGPFEKQSSTRPNAALPHIILFISDDHGYEDSGFAGAKVVRTPNLDALAKESLRFTHAFCNTPNCVPSRAVLNTGLMPARNGAHPNHSKINAGIKTLPVYMQTLGYQTILAGKDHVWPRSAYPYVYLKKRDQDYQVIDSVLAASAKPNQKPLFLVVATDNPHVPWPNLEGYDPKTVDLPPFMIDTDVTREVRAKYFTDVTDMDKTLGQCLASMKKYGYGDNTLFIYTTDNGPQWPHGKWNLYDQGIRVPMLVRWPGRVAPNATTDAMVPLLDILPTLLEASGGQVPDGLDGRSFLPVLLGQKNAHRDTIFTTYTADTRYGNFNYYPIRSIRTRGLKYIMNLEPDRTYTTHITNAKPQDGRDYWESWLEKAKTDPKAAKLVHDYQHRPAEELYDLDKDPYELTNLATNPANKSTMVKFRQAMVNWMEDQNDQDGLTRFFANIKYNPKANK; encoded by the coding sequence ATGCCTGTTAAGCCCTCGGACGGGCCATTCGAAAAGCAATCATCCACTCGCCCCAATGCGGCACTCCCCCACATCATTCTGTTTATTTCCGATGATCACGGCTATGAGGATTCCGGCTTTGCCGGGGCCAAAGTCGTGCGAACGCCGAATCTGGATGCACTGGCGAAGGAAAGCCTGCGCTTCACCCACGCGTTCTGCAACACGCCCAACTGTGTACCTTCCCGGGCGGTGCTCAACACCGGACTGATGCCCGCCCGTAACGGGGCGCATCCTAACCATAGCAAAATCAACGCCGGCATAAAGACCCTGCCCGTATACATGCAGACGCTGGGGTACCAGACCATCCTGGCCGGCAAGGACCATGTCTGGCCCCGCTCGGCGTACCCCTACGTGTACCTGAAAAAGAGAGACCAGGACTATCAGGTAATCGATTCGGTACTGGCTGCCTCGGCCAAACCCAACCAGAAGCCGCTGTTTCTGGTGGTAGCCACCGACAACCCCCACGTACCCTGGCCTAATTTGGAAGGCTATGACCCCAAAACCGTGGATCTGCCGCCCTTCATGATCGATACGGACGTGACCCGTGAGGTACGGGCGAAGTATTTTACCGACGTTACTGACATGGACAAGACGCTGGGCCAGTGCCTGGCGTCCATGAAGAAGTATGGCTATGGCGATAACACACTGTTTATTTATACCACCGACAACGGTCCGCAGTGGCCCCACGGCAAGTGGAATCTTTACGATCAGGGCATTCGGGTACCTATGCTGGTGCGCTGGCCGGGCCGGGTGGCACCCAACGCGACCACTGATGCCATGGTACCTTTGCTGGATATTCTGCCCACTCTGCTGGAAGCCAGCGGCGGACAAGTACCGGACGGATTGGATGGCCGGAGTTTTCTGCCCGTGCTGCTTGGTCAAAAAAACGCCCATCGCGATACGATTTTTACCACCTACACGGCCGATACGCGCTACGGGAATTTCAACTACTACCCCATTCGCAGCATCCGGACGCGCGGCCTGAAGTACATCATGAACCTCGAACCAGACCGCACCTACACCACCCACATCACCAACGCCAAGCCGCAAGACGGCCGGGACTACTGGGAAAGCTGGCTCGAGAAGGCGAAGACCGACCCAAAGGCCGCCAAACTTGTGCACGACTACCAGCACCGACCCGCTGAGGAATTGTATGACTTGGACAAAGACCCTTACGAACTCACAAACCTGGCTACCAACCCGGCCAATAAGTCCACCATGGTGAAGTTCCGGCAGGCTATGGTGAACTGGATGGAGGATCAGAACGATCAGGATGGCCTGACGCGCTTTTTTGCCAACATTAAATACAATCCAAAAGCCAATAAATGA
- a CDS encoding SDR family NAD(P)-dependent oxidoreductase, translated as MPDSISSEGTSPLSVFSLENKLALVTGGGSGIGFHIAECLVQAGAKVVLTGRRESVLQEAVEKLGSQAVYFVHDITELGTIPKLVADIEETHGPLDVLVNNAGINMKKHAVETTDADFDRILQTNLHAVFAITRECGKRMIERKSGSIIMITSMAALYGIDRVVAYSSSKSAVAGMVKALATEFSPHHVRINGIAPGFIETPMMLTAMNGDPARRDKAMDRTPMGTWGKPDDIGWAAVFLASNAAKFITGISLPVDGGNSIGF; from the coding sequence ATGCCAGATTCTATTTCATCCGAAGGTACCTCACCGCTTTCCGTTTTTTCTCTCGAAAACAAATTGGCCCTCGTCACGGGGGGCGGCAGTGGCATTGGTTTTCATATTGCCGAGTGTCTCGTGCAGGCTGGTGCCAAAGTCGTATTGACCGGGCGGCGCGAGTCCGTTCTACAGGAAGCGGTCGAAAAATTGGGGTCGCAAGCCGTTTATTTCGTCCATGATATTACGGAGTTAGGTACCATTCCTAAATTAGTGGCCGATATTGAAGAGACCCACGGTCCGCTCGATGTGCTGGTCAACAATGCGGGCATCAACATGAAAAAGCACGCCGTGGAAACGACCGACGCCGACTTTGACCGGATCTTACAAACCAATCTCCACGCCGTGTTTGCCATCACCCGCGAATGTGGTAAACGCATGATTGAACGGAAATCAGGCTCCATCATCATGATTACCTCGATGGCAGCCTTGTACGGCATTGATCGCGTGGTAGCCTACTCGTCGTCCAAATCGGCGGTGGCGGGTATGGTGAAAGCCCTGGCGACCGAATTTTCTCCACATCATGTGAGGATAAACGGCATCGCGCCGGGTTTTATAGAAACCCCCATGATGCTCACCGCCATGAATGGCGACCCGGCCCGCCGCGACAAAGCCATGGATCGCACGCCGATGGGTACCTGGGGCAAGCCCGACGACATCGGCTGGGCGGCAGTTTTTCTGGCATCGAATGCCGCCAAGTTCATCACGGGCATTTCACTGCCCGTCGATGGGGGAAATTCGATAGGTTTTTAA
- a CDS encoding Gfo/Idh/MocA family protein: MKGTHQNRRAFLKSTATGTAGIIAASMFPTIVPASVFGKNAPSNKIHIGQIGFGRISSGHDLPETMKNEVAHVMAVADLDKNRLAMGKKWIEKKYADKTGKENYVDVQMYDDYKELLARKDIDAVIISTPDHWHAQPAMEAAVAGKHVYMQKPTSLTIQEGRMLSDMVQKKGIKFQLGSQQRSMDPWPQFKRTCELVRNGRIGELKKVYIGLPGDPPGGNPNPMPVPPNLNYNMWLGSTPEVPYTLDRVHPQDSLSGRGGWLRLEQFGAGMITGWGSHHLDIAHWGMDTELTGPVEIDGFAAFPLPGSGLWDVHGSFLVLSKYANGVVMEIGGDNPNGIKFEGTDGWIFVSRGNVGVTASDPGMAESAKENEAFKASDKKILGSVIGPNEIHLYESPEQHRNWLECIQNDKQTISHVEIAQRSCSACLLAHTAMKLGRKLKWDPKKEQFINDKEANAMLSRPQRAPYGTTYVKG; this comes from the coding sequence ATGAAAGGTACCCATCAAAATCGTCGCGCTTTCCTGAAGTCCACCGCCACCGGGACGGCCGGAATCATCGCGGCATCCATGTTTCCGACGATCGTGCCGGCGAGCGTATTTGGCAAGAATGCGCCCAGTAACAAGATCCATATCGGTCAGATCGGCTTTGGCCGCATTTCCAGTGGACACGATCTGCCCGAAACCATGAAAAACGAAGTCGCTCACGTGATGGCTGTCGCCGACCTGGACAAAAACCGGCTGGCGATGGGCAAAAAGTGGATCGAGAAAAAATACGCCGACAAAACGGGTAAGGAGAACTACGTGGACGTGCAGATGTACGACGACTACAAAGAACTTCTGGCCCGGAAAGACATCGACGCTGTCATCATCAGCACGCCCGACCACTGGCATGCCCAACCCGCCATGGAAGCGGCCGTGGCCGGTAAGCACGTCTACATGCAGAAGCCTACCTCGCTGACCATTCAGGAAGGGCGTATGCTGAGCGACATGGTGCAGAAAAAAGGCATTAAATTTCAGCTAGGGAGTCAGCAGCGGTCTATGGATCCCTGGCCGCAGTTCAAGCGTACCTGCGAGCTGGTTCGAAACGGCCGCATTGGGGAGCTGAAAAAGGTTTACATCGGACTACCCGGTGATCCTCCCGGCGGCAACCCTAATCCGATGCCCGTACCCCCCAATCTCAATTACAATATGTGGCTGGGATCCACCCCGGAGGTACCTTATACGCTGGATCGTGTGCATCCACAAGACAGTCTTTCGGGCCGTGGCGGCTGGCTCCGGCTGGAGCAGTTCGGCGCGGGCATGATCACGGGTTGGGGATCGCACCACCTCGACATCGCCCACTGGGGCATGGATACCGAGTTGACCGGGCCGGTCGAAATCGATGGTTTTGCTGCCTTCCCACTGCCCGGCTCGGGCCTGTGGGATGTGCATGGCAGCTTCCTGGTTCTTTCCAAATATGCCAATGGCGTGGTCATGGAAATCGGCGGCGATAATCCCAATGGCATAAAATTCGAAGGTACCGATGGCTGGATTTTCGTGTCGCGCGGTAATGTGGGCGTTACGGCTTCCGACCCCGGCATGGCCGAGTCTGCCAAAGAGAATGAGGCCTTCAAGGCCAGTGATAAGAAAATCCTGGGTTCGGTGATTGGACCCAACGAAATTCACCTGTACGAAAGCCCCGAGCAGCACCGCAACTGGCTGGAATGCATCCAGAACGACAAACAGACGATCAGCCACGTTGAAATCGCCCAGCGTTCCTGCTCGGCCTGTCTTTTGGCGCATACCGCTATGAAGCTGGGCCGTAAGTTAAAATGGGACCCCAAAAAGGAGCAATTTATCAATGATAAAGAGGCCAACGCCATGCTGTCGCGCCCGCAGCGGGCCCCGTATGGTACTACCTACGTGAAGGGGTAG
- a CDS encoding response regulator, producing MKVLVVEDEPKLAGFIKRGLEEQAWEVDIAYDGRMGKAMANSNAYDVLVLDVNLPYLNGLDLAMLLRQDGLTTPILMLTALGTVEDKLQGFDSGADDYLVKPFEFREFIARLKVLARRGTRTDGPNHLLTVADLELNLDEKIARRGGKHIDLTAKEFALLEYLMRNRNRVVSRIDIAEKVWDIHFDTGTNVIDVYINFLRKKVDKEFSVRLIHTVVGMGYILKEE from the coding sequence ATGAAAGTACTTGTCGTTGAAGATGAACCCAAATTGGCTGGCTTTATTAAGCGTGGACTGGAAGAGCAAGCCTGGGAAGTGGATATTGCCTATGATGGACGCATGGGAAAAGCCATGGCTAACTCCAATGCCTACGATGTGCTGGTACTGGATGTAAACCTGCCCTACCTCAACGGCCTCGATCTGGCTATGCTGCTCCGGCAGGACGGCCTAACTACGCCCATCCTGATGCTGACCGCCCTAGGTACGGTAGAGGACAAATTACAGGGCTTCGACTCGGGCGCCGACGACTACCTGGTAAAACCCTTCGAGTTTCGTGAATTCATTGCCCGGCTCAAGGTACTGGCACGGCGGGGTACCCGCACCGATGGCCCCAACCATCTGCTTACGGTGGCCGACCTGGAACTGAATCTAGATGAAAAAATAGCCAGGCGTGGCGGCAAGCATATCGACCTCACCGCCAAGGAATTCGCCTTGCTGGAATACCTGATGCGCAACCGTAACCGGGTGGTATCCCGGATTGATATTGCCGAAAAAGTATGGGACATTCACTTCGATACGGGTACGAATGTCATCGATGTATATATCAATTTTTTACGAAAGAAAGTAGATAAAGAATTCTCCGTCCGGCTGATCCACACGGTAGTTGGCATGGGGTATATCCTCAAAGAAGAATGA
- a CDS encoding sensor histidine kinase, which produces MNIKARLTMLFTLLVASIMLFFCVAIYFFYDQYREQQFFSYLTERATTIIRLLEDVNGITEAEIKQIEEANSAILLGEEITIYDSQDSVIFDSGKDLFPISKQILEQVRQGQEQQFRQGNREVVMLRHVHEVGEPRWVVVAYATDLIGLNKLNRLRDILALGWLLSLILVSGAGWIFSKDALRPVSEIIDQVNNISAGNLHDRLRVGNGKDELAQLSMTFNQMLSRLELAFTVQRSFVSHASHELRTPLAVMMGEVEVALMKERTGAAYQETLSRVLDEVKELSELVNNLLELARTDAGQTALRKVRADEILWQAQAHVTHKYPGYEVEIRYDQEPENEEQLLIRGDEGLLRTAFINLMENACKYSSNQQAVVRIEIESNRLLLHFQDQGVGIDAEHIPLLFDTFYRITTTQDRKGYGIGLALVKRILTLHKGTIEVTSQPGVGSDFKVILPLF; this is translated from the coding sequence ATGAACATCAAGGCCCGCCTTACGATGCTGTTCACGCTGCTGGTGGCTTCCATTATGCTGTTTTTCTGTGTGGCTATCTACTTTTTCTACGACCAGTACCGCGAGCAGCAATTTTTTTCGTACCTCACCGAACGGGCAACGACTATTATACGTCTGCTGGAAGATGTCAATGGCATTACCGAAGCAGAAATTAAACAGATTGAGGAGGCCAACAGCGCTATATTGCTGGGAGAAGAAATCACGATCTACGATAGCCAGGATTCGGTGATATTTGACAGTGGGAAAGACCTGTTTCCGATTTCCAAACAAATACTGGAGCAGGTGCGGCAGGGGCAGGAGCAGCAGTTCCGGCAAGGCAACAGGGAAGTCGTGATGCTACGGCACGTGCACGAGGTAGGTGAACCACGCTGGGTAGTGGTGGCCTACGCCACCGACCTGATCGGCCTCAATAAGCTCAACCGCCTACGGGATATACTGGCCCTTGGCTGGCTGCTTAGCCTTATTCTGGTAAGTGGAGCGGGATGGATTTTCTCTAAGGACGCCCTGCGGCCCGTTTCGGAAATCATCGACCAGGTCAACAATATATCGGCGGGTAATCTGCACGACCGTCTGCGGGTAGGGAATGGAAAAGACGAACTGGCCCAACTTTCGATGACTTTCAACCAGATGCTCAGCCGCCTCGAATTGGCTTTTACGGTGCAACGGAGCTTTGTCTCTCACGCCTCACACGAGCTTCGCACCCCGCTGGCGGTCATGATGGGTGAAGTAGAAGTAGCCTTAATGAAAGAGCGTACCGGCGCGGCCTACCAGGAAACCTTATCGAGGGTACTGGATGAAGTGAAAGAACTGAGCGAATTGGTAAATAATTTACTGGAGCTGGCCCGGACCGACGCCGGCCAGACCGCTCTGCGCAAAGTGCGAGCCGACGAAATCCTGTGGCAGGCCCAGGCCCACGTCACCCACAAATACCCCGGCTACGAGGTAGAAATCCGGTACGATCAGGAGCCCGAGAACGAAGAGCAACTTCTTATCAGGGGAGATGAGGGGCTACTCCGCACCGCGTTCATCAACCTCATGGAAAATGCCTGCAAATACTCGTCCAATCAGCAGGCGGTTGTCCGCATAGAAATTGAAAGCAACCGATTGTTGCTGCATTTTCAGGATCAGGGGGTAGGGATTGATGCCGAACACATTCCGTTGCTATTCGACACCTTCTACCGTATTACCACTACGCAGGATCGTAAAGGGTATGGCATTGGACTGGCGCTGGTGAAACGTATCCTGACGCTTCACAAAGGTACCATCGAGGTCACCTCACAGCC
- a CDS encoding VPS10 domain-containing protein, with amino-acid sequence MQHFSRLSLCLLLSLTSLLVLGQKKAATPEKKPDAFSTETFSGLKFRSIGPAVTSGRISDFAINPQNNSEYYVATSAGGVWKTSNHGVTFRPLFDSQGSYSIGCVTLAPTNPSIVWVGSGENNNQRSVSYGDGIYKSEDAGKTWKNMGLKNSEHISEVIVHPTNPDIVYVGAYGPVWSEGGDRGVFKSTDGGATWTNVKSVSDYTGCNDLVMDPRDPNVLYAAFHQRMRKVYTYIGGGPESALYKSTDGGTTWKKLEGGLPGGDIGRIGLAISPVNPNVLYTVVEAPDDKGGIYRSMDQGASWEKRNPYFSSGNYYQEITCDPTNVDRIFITDTYYKVSQDGGKTVSNLGELNKHVDNHCIWIDPKDGDHLMVGCDGGVYESYDFAKTWDFKSNLPVTQFYKVATDNAYPFYGVHGGTQDNLSLGGPSRTTSANGITNADWYVTSIGDGFETQVDQSNSDLIYAQSQYGGLQRFDRKSGEYLSIRPVELEGQEAVRWNWDAPLLISQHSNSRLYSGSNRVYRTDDRGNSWTIISPDLSRQTDRNKMEVMGRVWSVDAIAKNGSTDIYGQLTTIAESKLDPDLLWVGTDDGLIQRTTDGGKNWQKFDNLPGVPKQTYVHQIIASLHDKNTAYVCFNNHRDSDFKPYVLKTTDSGKSWKAIQADLPARGSVYTIAEDHVDPDLLFVGTEFGVFFSNSGGQNWLQLKGGLPTAAVRDIEIQRRENDLVLATFGRGFYILDDYSLLRKLKKEELDQTARLFPIKKSLMYVERFPLGLRDKGHLGSSYFSTPNPPVGAVFTYYLKDDIKTLKDKRQEAEKTMLDRKQSVYYPSLDSLRLEDNQPDPYLLFTVKDQAGKVVRHLKAPAKKGLKRLVWDFRYGTPAPVQNRYTPQPDQLFGSAETGYLAPPGQYTVSLAKYEDGTLTELAGPVTFDCTLLDQSSLPLNPTENAAFNSKAAELRKAVTAASDLLRQMDTRLSAIGTAILDMPAPAKPLLETAYRLNQELQRLKTDLNGDDTRAQRQFETLPGIGSRIADFTSSMNSTLAPVTQTYKDSYTLAAKQFTALLEDMKKMDQEIGTLEKTLELNNAPYTPGRWPDWTGN; translated from the coding sequence ATGCAACACTTCTCCCGACTTTCCCTCTGCCTGTTGCTTTCCCTCACTTCACTGCTCGTTTTGGGCCAGAAAAAGGCGGCAACACCCGAAAAAAAGCCCGATGCTTTTTCTACCGAAACCTTTTCGGGCTTAAAATTTCGGTCCATCGGTCCGGCGGTCACTTCCGGCCGTATTTCCGATTTTGCCATCAATCCACAAAACAATAGTGAGTACTACGTAGCCACCTCGGCGGGGGGAGTCTGGAAAACGTCCAACCACGGTGTTACCTTCAGGCCGCTGTTCGACAGCCAGGGCTCGTATTCCATCGGCTGCGTCACGCTGGCACCTACCAACCCAAGTATCGTGTGGGTAGGTAGCGGTGAAAATAACAACCAGCGCTCGGTATCCTACGGCGATGGGATCTACAAAAGTGAGGATGCCGGGAAAACCTGGAAAAATATGGGGTTGAAAAATTCGGAGCATATCTCTGAAGTCATTGTGCATCCCACCAATCCGGATATTGTCTATGTAGGGGCCTACGGGCCGGTATGGAGCGAGGGCGGTGACCGGGGCGTCTTCAAATCCACCGACGGCGGAGCTACCTGGACTAACGTAAAATCGGTCAGCGATTACACAGGCTGCAACGACCTGGTCATGGATCCCCGCGATCCCAATGTGCTCTACGCGGCCTTTCACCAGCGCATGCGGAAGGTGTACACCTACATCGGCGGCGGGCCGGAATCGGCCCTGTATAAATCCACCGATGGCGGCACTACCTGGAAAAAACTGGAAGGCGGCCTGCCCGGCGGCGACATCGGCCGCATCGGCCTGGCGATTAGTCCGGTTAATCCGAACGTGCTATATACTGTTGTCGAGGCTCCCGACGACAAGGGAGGTATCTACCGCTCTATGGATCAGGGCGCGAGCTGGGAGAAGCGGAACCCCTATTTTTCATCGGGCAATTACTACCAGGAAATCACCTGCGACCCCACCAACGTGGACCGTATTTTCATTACCGACACCTACTATAAAGTCAGTCAGGATGGGGGCAAGACCGTCAGTAATCTGGGTGAACTCAACAAACACGTCGATAACCACTGCATCTGGATCGACCCCAAGGATGGCGATCACCTTATGGTAGGTTGCGACGGAGGGGTATATGAAAGCTACGATTTTGCCAAAACCTGGGACTTCAAATCCAACCTACCGGTCACGCAATTCTACAAGGTAGCGACCGACAATGCCTACCCGTTCTACGGGGTGCACGGAGGTACCCAGGATAACCTAAGCCTTGGCGGCCCCAGTCGCACGACTTCGGCCAACGGCATCACCAACGCCGACTGGTACGTGACTTCCATCGGTGATGGCTTCGAAACTCAGGTGGATCAGTCCAACTCGGACCTCATCTACGCCCAGAGTCAATACGGCGGCTTGCAGCGGTTCGACCGCAAAAGCGGGGAGTACCTGTCCATCCGGCCTGTGGAACTGGAAGGGCAGGAAGCCGTGCGCTGGAACTGGGACGCGCCATTGTTGATCAGTCAACACAGCAATTCCCGCCTATACAGCGGCTCCAACCGCGTGTACCGTACTGACGACCGGGGCAATTCGTGGACCATCATCAGTCCAGATCTGAGCCGGCAGACGGACCGCAACAAGATGGAAGTGATGGGCCGCGTGTGGTCGGTGGATGCCATTGCCAAAAACGGCAGTACCGATATCTACGGGCAGCTCACCACCATTGCCGAATCCAAATTAGACCCCGATCTGTTGTGGGTGGGTACCGACGACGGCCTGATTCAGCGGACGACGGACGGAGGGAAAAACTGGCAGAAGTTCGACAACCTGCCGGGGGTACCCAAGCAAACCTACGTGCACCAGATCATCGCTTCGCTGCACGATAAAAACACGGCCTACGTATGCTTCAACAACCACCGTGACAGCGACTTCAAGCCTTATGTATTGAAAACTACGGACAGCGGCAAAAGCTGGAAGGCCATTCAGGCCGACCTACCCGCGCGCGGCAGCGTATACACGATCGCCGAAGACCATGTCGATCCTGATCTGCTATTTGTAGGTACCGAGTTTGGCGTATTTTTCAGCAACAGCGGCGGACAAAACTGGCTCCAATTGAAGGGTGGGCTACCCACGGCGGCCGTGCGGGACATTGAGATTCAGCGCCGGGAGAATGACCTCGTGCTGGCTACCTTCGGCCGGGGTTTTTATATTCTGGACGATTATTCGCTGCTACGCAAACTCAAAAAAGAAGAACTCGATCAAACGGCCCGGCTATTCCCGATCAAAAAAAGCCTGATGTACGTGGAGCGCTTCCCACTGGGTCTGCGCGACAAGGGGCACCTCGGCAGCAGCTACTTTTCCACGCCCAATCCACCCGTGGGCGCGGTGTTTACCTACTACCTCAAAGACGATATCAAAACCTTGAAAGACAAGCGCCAGGAAGCTGAAAAGACCATGCTGGATCGCAAACAGAGCGTATACTACCCCAGCCTCGACAGCCTGCGCCTGGAAGACAATCAACCCGATCCTTACCTGCTCTTTACGGTTAAAGATCAGGCGGGCAAGGTAGTGCGGCATTTAAAAGCGCCCGCCAAAAAAGGCCTGAAACGGCTGGTGTGGGATTTTCGCTACGGTACCCCCGCTCCGGTACAGAACCGCTACACGCCCCAGCCCGACCAGCTTTTCGGCAGCGCCGAAACAGGGTACCTCGCGCCGCCGGGTCAGTACACCGTCTCGCTGGCAAAGTACGAAGATGGTACCCTTACTGAACTGGCCGGTCCGGTTACTTTTGACTGTACCCTGCTGGACCAGAGCAGCCTGCCGCTCAACCCCACCGAGAACGCGGCCTTCAACAGCAAAGCCGCCGAACTGCGTAAGGCCGTCACGGCCGCCAGCGACCTGCTGCGGCAGATGGATACCCGACTCAGCGCCATCGGTACGGCCATTCTGGATATGCCCGCACCCGCCAAGCCCCTATTGGAAACTGCCTACCGACTCAACCAGGAACTCCAACGCCTGAAAACGGACCTGAATGGCGACGATACCCGGGCGCAGCGGCAGTTTGAAACCCTGCCGGGCATCGGTAGCCGCATCGCGGACTTCACCTCCAGCATGAATAGTACCCTGGCCCCGGTGACCCAAACCTATAAGGATTCCTACACCCTGGCCGCCAAACAGTTTACGGCGCTGCTGGAGGATATGAAGAAAATGGATCAGGAAATAGGTACATTGGAAAAGACGCTAGAACTGAACAATGCTCCGTACACCCCCGGCCGCTGGCCGGATTGGACGGGGAATTGA